The nucleotide sequence CCGCCGACAAGGTCAATCGGAAGCTGACCGGCGCGGCACGGGTGCCGCCACAGGCCGGGATGGTCTGGGCGAACAGCACCACGAAGGTCTATCACAAAGAAGGCGACCCGTCGTACGGCACCACCAAGAAGGGCAAATGGTTGACCGAGGAGGAAGCCGTCAAGCAGGGCTATCGCGCGGCGAAACTGAACGCGGTCAAAGAGAAGTGAGCAGGACCGGCCGTGCCATGCGACTCCAGCTCATCAACCCGTCGAACCCGCTGGTCAGCATCGTCAAACTCGAGGAGAGCCGGTGGAATCGGTACCGGGTGTGGCAGCCCCTGAGCCTGATGGTGCTGGCCGGCCTGACGCCGCCCGAGTGGGACGTCACCCTGCTCGACGAGAACGTCGGGGTTCCGAAATATCACGAACTGCCGCGTCCGGATCTCGTCGGCATCACGGCATTCACCTCGCAGGCACCCCGTGCCTACGAGATCGCGGCTCGCGCTCGCGGGATGGGAGTGCCCGTCGTGATGGGCGGCATCCACGCCACGATGTGCGTCGACGAGGTGATGCCGCGAGTGGACGCTGTCGTCACAGGGGAAGCCGACGCGATCTGGCCGCAGGTGCTGGAGGACGCGAAGCACGGGCGCCTGCAGCGCCGGTACGACGGAGGGCTCGCCGGGATGGAGACGGTCCGACCGGCCCGCCACGATCTGCTGACTGAGGACTATGCCTTCGGCGCGATTCAGACCACCCGCGGCTGTCCGATGAACTGCACGTTCTGCAGTGTCACAGCCTTCAACGGAGCCCGCTATCGTCAGCGCGCCATCCCGGAGGTCGTGCGCGAGTTCCAGGCGATTCCAGAGAAACGCGTCTTGATCGTGGATGACAACCTCATCGGCACGCGGCCAGAGCACATCGCGCGCGCCAAGGACTTGTTTCGGGCGCTCGCGGCGGCGAATCTCGGCAAGCAATGGGTCGCGCAGGCGACGATCAACTTCGCTGACGACGAGGAACTGCTGACATTGGCCACGCAGGCAGGATGCGCGGGCGTCTTCATCGGGTTCGAGTCGCCGTCGGCGGAGGGCCTGACGGAGGTCGGCAAGCGGTTCAACCTGCTCAAGGGGCGAGATCTCACCGAGTCGGTGGCGCGGATCCAGCGGCACCACATCATGGTGGTTGGTTCGTTCATCATCGGGTTGGATGTGGACACGGCCGGGATCGGGCGACGGACGGCCGACGCCGCTCGTCGGTACGGCGTGGACAGCCTGAACACGCTGTTTCTCACGCCGTTGCCGGGCACACGGCTATGGGACCAGATGATCGCGGAGGGCCGGGTCGTCCTCGACGATTTCCCAGAGGACTGGCAGTACTACACGCTGACCTTCCCGGTCGCCCGCTACAAGCGCCTGTCCCAGGATCAGGCGATCGACGAGATGTTGGCGTGCGACCGCCGCTTCTACGCGATGACGCGCATTCTCGGCCGCGTCTGGAAGAACGTGTGGCACCGTCGACAGCCGCTGATCACCTTGTTTGGAAGCCTGTCATACCGGAGGAATCTGGAACTCAACCGCGACGCCTACGCCAGGTTCAGCCACGAGTGTGCGACGCGAGAGCCGCGCGTGCGCCTTGGGATCTCCGTCTCGCCGGCGGCCTGACTCCACAACGCCAGCGCGGCAGGCCTGTCCTTTCCTCCCGTTCCGCTGAGGACGCACGGGCATTCAGCGTCTACTGGCGCTCGTCCAGCCACCCGAGACCATGGCGCCACGCCACCGACAATGCTGCGACCACCGGAATCGCCAGGAAGATCCCTGCTATTCCGCCCAGCTCGACACCAGCGAGCACGGCCACAATGACCGCGAGCGGATGCAGGTGAATTCCCCGTCCCATCAGGCGTGGATAGACGACGTAGTCTTCAACCACTCGAACAACCGCGAGAAACCCGGTTGACCAGACCGCCAGGATCGGCGAGTGCAGTGCCGCAGCCACGCCGGCGATCACGGCAATCGCGACAGGGCCGACAAGCGGAATGAACTCGAGGACGCCTGCGAGCACGCCGAGCAGTACGGCATACGGCACGCCGATCATTGCGAACCCCACGCCGCAGATCGAGCCGACGAGAAGGCATGCCACGAGCTGCGCGCGAATGTACGCCGCCAACGTCGTGTTCAGTTCCTCGAACAGTCGGTAACCGCGACCGCGAAAGCGACCGGGAAGCGCATCGAGGGCGGACTGGCGGAGGCTCTCGGCATCTTTCAGCAGGAAGAACGCCAGGACAGGGATCAGCACCAGCCACGGCAAATACGAGAGCACGCCGAAACCTGCGACAAGTGACTCGCGAAGACCTTCGACGGCACGATCGCCGGCGTCCACAAGCGATTGGTTGATGCGTCGTCGCACTTCAATCGGCAGCCTCAGCCGCTCGTAGGATCGCTCCAAGCCACCCTCCCACTTGCGCAGGGACTGCGCATACCCCGGCGCCCGTGACGCGGCATCACCGATTTGCTGGGAGACGGCCGGAACGAGAATCGCAGCGCCAGCCCACGCGACACCGGATATGACGAGATAGACGATGCCGATCGCAACGCCTCGTGAGAGGTTGGGCGGAGCCTTGGCGGCACGCAGCGGGCGTTCGGCGAAAGCCACGAGCGGCGCAATCAAGTACGCGAAGAACATCGCCAGGATCAACACGAGGACGACGCGTTCCAGCCTATAGAGGAGGAGAACGCCAACGGCCAGGGCGAAGACCACCAGCAGGAACCGGTACATGAGTCGGAAGCCTCGATTACTGTGTCGCCTGCGCCGCCGAGCGCCAGGCTCCGGCCAACGAGTGAAACGCTACTTCTTCCCTACGACCAGGAGTCCCCCGCCGACGACCGCCAAAGCCACACCCGCCCACACCGGAACGTTGACTCGTTGCTTCTCGCTGACCGAGATATCCAGAGGCCCGATCTTGGCTTCGTGGGTCTGCTTGGTGTAGCTGAATCCGCCGTACACGAGGGCCAGGATCCCGACTGCCAGGATGACGATTCCGATGATTCGCACATCAACCTCCTCACCGCCAACTGCGGTGGATTCGGGTGTTACCGCCGTAACTGGACCCGCACGCCGCCCCAGAATTGATAGGCGTTGCTGACACCGTCGCTGTGGTCGAAGAGCAGACGGCCCTCGCCGATGAAGAACGCCGCGTGCTTCGCGTTCTTCGCCAGCGGCAGGCCGAAGTGCAGGAGCCACGCCGGCGTCCTCGTGTCGCGGTTTGTCAGATCCCAGAGAGACAGCCCGGTGGCAATGACACCCGCCCGAGAACTTCGTGAACGGTACCACCCTGAACCTTGAGCGCACTTCTGTCGCGCAGGGCACCGAGTACTTCGACTCGCAACTACGGCCACAATCCGCACTCGGCGCACGCGGCCGGTGTTGCTCGCTCAGCACCAAGTCCTGATGGCACGAATACGCTGCCGTATTTGTGCATCGAAGGACTGAGTCGAAGGGCAGCAGGCCGGTCGCCGGGAGCAGGCACCTCGCAGCGGCCGATGAACACGAGGGCGCCGATGGCCGCGAGTGCCGCCACCCGCCATGCGACGGACACCGGACGGAACCATCGTACTGCCTTCATCCTGTGGCCCCATCCCGACCGATCATCGCGACACATGTGCCGATGAGGCGAGCGTACCAGTCAGACGGCAGCGCGTCTGTTCAACATCGCACAAGCCGAACCGCGCGCCGATCCGCATGTTCCGAAGTGAACAGACTCGCCCTCATGCCGTCGACTACCATGGGGGCTGATGATTCTGGGAGCTTCATGCACGCCGCGCGGCGGCCGTGTCAACCTGGACCAGCGGATACATCGGAGGGATTGCCAATGACGACTTCACACGATCCGGAGACTCGGGACTACCGCCTGCTGATCGGGCTCGTCGCGGGCGCCGCGCTCGGCGCGGGTCTGGGCATGCTCCTCGCCTCGCAGACCGCCGCAGGGTTCCGCAAGCGGGTGGCTGCGTCTGCGAAGGACCTCGGGAAGACCGCGTCGGATCGGTACCTGGACGCGCGCGCGCGGGTAGGGGCCGTGGCGACGGAGTACACGAGCAAAGGACGGGCGATTCGCGACGACCTCGCGGACACCGTCATCAAAGGCGCACGAACCGTCGAGCGATACGCAGCGGACGCAAAGACGGACGACGGCCAGGCGGCGCCCGACCGCTCGGTGTCGTAGGTGCAGAGAGCCATGGCGTCGAAGCCCCACCCCGAGTGCACCTACAGGCGCTAGAGCGCTCTCACGATCCCCACCAGCAGGCGGACGAACAGCGCGAGGGGAACACCGATGGCGAGGATGGCAATGGGAAACGCGTAGGCGACGATGAGCATCTCGCCGAGGCCACCGAGCACCCAGAGCACGCGTCCGAGTCCGCGGTAGACGCCGGCGCCGGCGCGAGCGATGAGGCCGGGACGTGTTCCCGCTCGCGGCGCCTCGAGGAAGGACGAGTCGCCCACCGCTGGCAGCGCGAGCTGACCCCCGTAGAGGTTCGCCGCCGCGGGCACAACGGCCACGGCAGATGGAGAAATGGTGGTTCGCATAACCGTGCCTTCCACTGTACCGATGATGCGGGGATGTGTCTGTCCCGGATTGCACAGACCGGCGTGTCACTCGGGACCGTTGGCGGGCCTGCGGCTCACGATCGATAGAACGCTCGTTTCGCCAACTCGGCGGCCGCGATGTAAAGCACCACCACCGCTCCCAGCGCCGCGAGGTACCAGGGGCCCAGGGGAGTGAAGCCGAAGATCGCGCCGAGCGGTGTGTATGGAAGGGCGAGTGTCGCGGCAACCACTGCGCCGGTCGCCACGGCGAGCGGGCGGCTGGGCCGGCTCATGAAGAACGGTCTCCGCGTCCGGACAACGAGCACGACGAGCGACGCCGACACCACCGACTCCAGGAACCAGCCCGTCCTGAACTGCTCCGGTGTCGAGCCGAGCAGATACAACACGCCGAACGTCGCGTAGTCGAATACCGAACTGACCAGGCCGAACGTCATCATGAAGTTCCGGATGAACCGCGTGTCCCAACGCCGCGGTTTCTCGACCATCTCGGCGTCCACCGTATCGGTCGCAATCGTCATCTCCGGGAAGTCGGTCATCAGGTTCGTGAGCAGGATCTGCTTGGGCAGGAGCGGCAGGAACGGCAGGAACAGCGACACGCCGGCCATGCTGAACATGTTGCCGAAGTTCGCGCTGGTGGCCATGAACACGTACTTCAGCGTGTTGCCGAACGTGATGCGTCCTTCCTGCACGCCCTGCACCAGGACGCCGAGGTCTCGCTCGAGGAGCACGATGTCCGCGGCCTCCTTGGCCACGTCCACCGCGCTCTCGACCGAGATCCCGACATCTGCCGCATGGAGAGCGGACGCGTCGTTGATGCCGTCACCCATGTAGCCCACGACATTGCCGGCCTTCATCAACGCGAGGATGATCCGTTCCTTCTGGTTGGGCTCGATCTCGGCGAAGATGTCCACGTCGTTCACCCGGCCCAGGAGCGCCTCGTCGCTCATGTGCCGAAGATCCGTGCCGCTCAGAAGTTGAGGATTCGAGAGCCCGACCTGCGCGCTGGTATGGGCCGCCACCAGCCGGTTGTCGCCTGTAATCATCTTCACGAACACGCCGAGGCGTTTCAGTTCGCTGATCGTGGCCCCAATCCCGGCCTTGGGAGGGTCGTCGAGGACGAGCAGGCCGGCGAAGACCATCTCCGACTCCTGGTCCGTCGAGATGTCCGAGGCCGACCCGACGTCGCGACAGGCGATGCCCAAGGTCCGGAATCCCTGGCCGGAGAGGTCCGTAAATCGCTTCATGATCTGATCACGGACCGTCGCGATCTGAACGTCCGCACCCTCGGCCGTCTTCGCCCTCGAGCAGATGGCGAGCACCTCCGCCAGTGCCCCCTTGGTGATCATCACGTGCCGGTTCCCGTCGGCGACCAGCACGCTGAGGCGCTTGCGGATGAAGTCGTACGGCACCTCGTCGAGCTTCCGGCTGCCGCCGAGATCGAACTGGCGGTGGCTGCGGATCGCCTCGTCAATCGGGTTGACCAGGCCGGTCTCGAAGAAGGCGTTGAGGTAGGCGTAGCGCAGCACCTCCTCGCTCTCCTGGCCCTCGAGGTTCTGCGCCGAGTGGACGCGCACCACACCCTCGGTCAACGTGCCGGTCTTGTCGCAGCAGAGCACGTTCATGCTGCCGAAGTTCTCGATCGACGAGAGGCGCCGGACGATCACCTTGCCGACCGCCATGCGCTTGGCGCCGTGCGCGAGGTTGATGCTGATGATCGCGGGAAGGAGCTGTGGCGTCAGACCGACGGCCACGGCCAGCGAGAAGATGAAGGCCTCGAGAACCGGGCGGTGGAAGTAGACGTTGATCGCGAAGATGGCGATCACGAGCACCAGCGTGACCTCCATGAGGAGGTATCCGAAGCGTCTGACGCCGCGCTCGAATTCGGTCTCAGGAGAACGAAGACGCAGCCGCTCCGCCACCTTGCCGAACTCGGTCGTCGTCCCCGTGCGCACCACCACGGCCACCGCGCTGCCGCTGACCACGTGCGTGCCCATGAAGAGTGTGTTGGTCCGCTGGCCGAGCGGTGCGTCTGGAGCGACGGTTCCCTCAGCCTTCGCCACCGGATAGGTCTCGCCCGTGAGCGTCGCTTCATCCAGGAAGAGATCCTTCGACTCGAGCAACAGGCAGTCCCCCGGAATGCTCTTGCCGGCTGACAGGACCACGACGTCGCCCGGGACCACCTCCGTCACCGGAATTTCCTTCTGTGCACCGTCCCGGAGCGCCGTCGCCTTCGTCTGCACGACGGCCAGCAGCCTGTCCACCGCGTGGGCGGCGCCGCGCTCCTGCCAGTACCCCAGCACGCCGCTCGCCAGGACGATGCCGAGGATGATCAGGGCGTCTGCGGAGTCGTGCAGGAAGAACGACAGGCCGGCCGCGAACAGCAGGATGAGGATGAGCGGGCTCTTGAACTGGCCGACGAGGAGGATCAGCTCGCCGGCTCGCTTCCTCGGCTGCAGGACATTGGGGCCGTCACGGTCGAGACGCCGCCTCGCGTCGGCGCTCGTCAGTCCCTGCGGCATCGTCTCCAGCCGCCGGAGCACGTCGGCGACGGCAGCGGTCCAGAAGAGATCGAGGGGCTCGTTCATGCCGGGGCACCTTCGGATGGGATGGCCAAGTGCTCCACGGTATCGCCGACGCAAGGATGCGTCTGTGTCAAAGTGCACACATCGCCCCATCGTCGATCCGACACGGTCAGGGCATCGAGGAGTGGTGTCCGGAGGCCGTCTCGGCTTCGGCCGCGACGTGCGGACTACAGCTCGTACACGAGAAACGCGCCGGGCAACTCGGCATTCGTGGCTGGCTTGGTCATCGCGGGGACATGACCAAACGCCTCGACGAAGCGCGGGTTGGCGACGAAGCACGCGGCGCGCCAGCCCCAGAAACGCGAGAGCGCGTGTCCCATGCCGGCGTAGAGGTCGAGCAGCTTCCGCTCCCCTCCCTCGCCGCCGATCCGGACCCCGTACGGCGGGTTGAAACAGAATACGCCCGGCTGCATGCCGGCCGCGCGCGGCAGCATGCCGGCCACATAGTCCGGCGTCAACGCACGCATATCCTTCTGCCCGATGACGATCGATTCCTTGTACGACGGCCCGGTCAGACCGGCCGCACGAAGGTTCCCCACCATTGTCGGGATTCTCTCCTCGTCGACATCGAGCGCGAGGATCCTCGGCACGGTGCCGGGAAAGAGATCTGGCGTCTCGGCCGGCAGCCCGGCGAACGCCGCGAGGTGCCGAAACGGGAGGTCCGCGGGACGCCGAATCGCGGCACCGACTGCCAGGCCGGCCGCTTCGATGGGGATCGTGCCGCTTCCGGCCATCGGATCGACGAGCGGTTCGACTCGTGCGTCCCACCGCGACAGCATGATCAGCTGGGCCGCCAGGGTCTCGCGCAGCGGAGCGGGGCCGGCGGCAACTCGCGCGCCACGACGATGCCGCGC is from Vicinamibacterales bacterium and encodes:
- a CDS encoding radical SAM protein, with translation MRLQLINPSNPLVSIVKLEESRWNRYRVWQPLSLMVLAGLTPPEWDVTLLDENVGVPKYHELPRPDLVGITAFTSQAPRAYEIAARARGMGVPVVMGGIHATMCVDEVMPRVDAVVTGEADAIWPQVLEDAKHGRLQRRYDGGLAGMETVRPARHDLLTEDYAFGAIQTTRGCPMNCTFCSVTAFNGARYRQRAIPEVVREFQAIPEKRVLIVDDNLIGTRPEHIARAKDLFRALAAANLGKQWVAQATINFADDEELLTLATQAGCAGVFIGFESPSAEGLTEVGKRFNLLKGRDLTESVARIQRHHIMVVGSFIIGLDVDTAGIGRRTADAARRYGVDSLNTLFLTPLPGTRLWDQMIAEGRVVLDDFPEDWQYYTLTFPVARYKRLSQDQAIDEMLACDRRFYAMTRILGRVWKNVWHRRQPLITLFGSLSYRRNLELNRDAYARFSHECATREPRVRLGISVSPAA
- a CDS encoding AI-2E family transporter; its protein translation is MYRFLLVVFALAVGVLLLYRLERVVLVLILAMFFAYLIAPLVAFAERPLRAAKAPPNLSRGVAIGIVYLVISGVAWAGAAILVPAVSQQIGDAASRAPGYAQSLRKWEGGLERSYERLRLPIEVRRRINQSLVDAGDRAVEGLRESLVAGFGVLSYLPWLVLIPVLAFFLLKDAESLRQSALDALPGRFRGRGYRLFEELNTTLAAYIRAQLVACLLVGSICGVGFAMIGVPYAVLLGVLAGVLEFIPLVGPVAIAVIAGVAAALHSPILAVWSTGFLAVVRVVEDYVVYPRLMGRGIHLHPLAVIVAVLAGVELGGIAGIFLAIPVVAALSVAWRHGLGWLDERQ
- the mgtA gene encoding magnesium-translocating P-type ATPase — protein: MNEPLDLFWTAAVADVLRRLETMPQGLTSADARRRLDRDGPNVLQPRKRAGELILLVGQFKSPLILILLFAAGLSFFLHDSADALIILGIVLASGVLGYWQERGAAHAVDRLLAVVQTKATALRDGAQKEIPVTEVVPGDVVVLSAGKSIPGDCLLLESKDLFLDEATLTGETYPVAKAEGTVAPDAPLGQRTNTLFMGTHVVSGSAVAVVVRTGTTTEFGKVAERLRLRSPETEFERGVRRFGYLLMEVTLVLVIAIFAINVYFHRPVLEAFIFSLAVAVGLTPQLLPAIISINLAHGAKRMAVGKVIVRRLSSIENFGSMNVLCCDKTGTLTEGVVRVHSAQNLEGQESEEVLRYAYLNAFFETGLVNPIDEAIRSHRQFDLGGSRKLDEVPYDFIRKRLSVLVADGNRHVMITKGALAEVLAICSRAKTAEGADVQIATVRDQIMKRFTDLSGQGFRTLGIACRDVGSASDISTDQESEMVFAGLLVLDDPPKAGIGATISELKRLGVFVKMITGDNRLVAAHTSAQVGLSNPQLLSGTDLRHMSDEALLGRVNDVDIFAEIEPNQKERIILALMKAGNVVGYMGDGINDASALHAADVGISVESAVDVAKEAADIVLLERDLGVLVQGVQEGRITFGNTLKYVFMATSANFGNMFSMAGVSLFLPFLPLLPKQILLTNLMTDFPEMTIATDTVDAEMVEKPRRWDTRFIRNFMMTFGLVSSVFDYATFGVLYLLGSTPEQFRTGWFLESVVSASLVVLVVRTRRPFFMSRPSRPLAVATGAVVAATLALPYTPLGAIFGFTPLGPWYLAALGAVVVLYIAAAELAKRAFYRS